Proteins from a genomic interval of Candidatus Nomurabacteria bacterium:
- a CDS encoding trypsin-like peptidase domain-containing protein, with protein sequence MAKKPTKKQKRSYKAEDLKSHHSKAFRKRHLSLLILSVAIITFTLLSLYSIKLNNNNALRSAKDLITKFIDPENDKETSYQSDQVISSFGFSLLYNSFRLQASGLDSSTNSIYVGKELNESRPYSTIKISPSSNSNTTGLTGGYISLKYYQDNPLGVSADLAKLEAQYVSVDYPNFVLQSSSTEEIDGLDFLKSNWSLSDNEKHKQPLASDLSLISYTGLVNNSPFTVVVNSGLNSEDEVLSLFEEALDSLSFSAPSSLNIKIKTNDSAQIVTDRSSTLSLLDRLTFTKSTNAQSFLNENNPSERISLLYGPAVVKIYNFYCMDINLNSKIFIPRSCSATTGSGFLVSSDGYFATNGHVVVNDPLSIAITYAFEQINNGNSFYFSQLASASGLTQADLDSGSTNKDKLKIAIDKFYKIPTNRVTASNKSESILVGLGEQQPDLSKLLEATKLNQEYTLPLKTQKAELIGYNYREVDGAQTGVFTASDVALLKISGSNYPNVKLGDISSIVQGSNLNIIGYPGAASTNPLVEASQSIATLTSGKVSAIKTASGSDSKLIETDATIGHGNSGGPAFNDSGEVVGIATYTIDGSGEGDGVYNYIRDIADFKEVVYEKNISLAKSSSTQKTWEDAIELIYEAKYSKALIKLEEVRSLYPDHPKVDSLISYISQRPDQTEDVKDFPVLIASIATLVGILILTLAIILIINHGRRHSAYLEQSRVKNINEDKNGIQNIQV encoded by the coding sequence ATGGCTAAGAAGCCGACTAAAAAACAAAAAAGAAGTTATAAAGCTGAGGATTTAAAGTCTCATCACTCAAAAGCCTTCAGAAAACGACACCTTAGCTTATTAATTCTATCAGTAGCAATAATAACATTTACGCTACTTTCTTTATACTCAATTAAGCTTAACAATAACAATGCTCTAAGATCAGCAAAAGACTTAATTACTAAATTTATAGATCCAGAAAACGACAAGGAGACTAGTTATCAATCAGACCAAGTAATATCTTCATTCGGGTTTTCTCTATTATATAACTCATTTAGGCTGCAGGCGAGTGGTCTAGACTCAAGCACAAATTCAATTTACGTTGGTAAAGAGCTTAACGAGTCCCGACCATACTCCACGATAAAGATATCCCCATCATCTAACTCGAATACTACAGGACTCACAGGTGGTTACATAAGTTTAAAGTATTACCAGGATAACCCTTTGGGTGTATCAGCAGATTTGGCGAAGCTAGAGGCTCAGTATGTTAGCGTTGATTATCCAAATTTCGTTTTACAAAGCAGCTCAACAGAAGAGATCGATGGCCTAGATTTTCTAAAATCAAACTGGTCCCTTTCAGATAATGAGAAGCACAAGCAACCGCTAGCATCTGATTTAAGCTTAATAAGTTATACCGGATTAGTAAATAACTCACCTTTTACGGTTGTCGTAAACAGTGGCCTTAACTCTGAGGATGAAGTGCTATCTCTTTTTGAAGAAGCTTTAGATTCTCTTAGCTTTTCTGCCCCAAGCTCATTAAATATTAAAATTAAAACCAACGACAGCGCACAAATAGTAACTGACCGTAGCTCCACTTTGTCTTTACTTGATAGACTGACTTTTACAAAAAGCACTAACGCACAATCATTTTTAAACGAGAATAACCCGTCAGAAAGAATTAGCTTGCTCTATGGCCCAGCAGTAGTAAAGATCTACAACTTCTACTGTATGGATATCAATCTTAACAGTAAGATATTTATTCCACGGAGCTGTAGCGCAACAACAGGCAGCGGATTTTTGGTCAGCAGTGACGGCTATTTTGCCACAAACGGTCACGTAGTTGTAAATGACCCACTAAGTATTGCTATCACGTACGCGTTTGAGCAGATCAATAACGGAAACTCATTCTATTTCTCTCAATTAGCAAGCGCTTCAGGCTTAACGCAAGCAGATCTAGACTCCGGCTCCACTAATAAGGACAAGCTAAAAATAGCTATCGACAAGTTTTATAAAATCCCTACAAACAGAGTTACAGCCTCCAATAAATCAGAGAGCATACTAGTCGGGTTGGGAGAGCAGCAGCCGGATCTCTCGAAGCTTCTCGAAGCTACTAAGCTTAATCAGGAGTATACACTTCCACTAAAAACTCAAAAAGCTGAACTTATTGGCTATAATTACAGGGAAGTTGATGGGGCCCAGACCGGAGTCTTTACTGCATCAGACGTAGCTCTTTTGAAGATATCTGGCTCTAATTATCCTAACGTTAAGCTCGGGGATATTTCCAGTATTGTCCAGGGCAGCAACTTAAATATAATCGGCTACCCAGGCGCCGCTAGCACAAATCCTTTAGTTGAGGCGAGTCAGTCAATTGCTACCCTAACCTCAGGCAAAGTCTCTGCCATAAAAACAGCCAGCGGTTCTGACAGCAAGCTTATCGAAACGGATGCGACCATTGGGCACGGCAATAGTGGCGGTCCTGCCTTTAACGATTCTGGTGAAGTTGTCGGTATTGCTACATATACAATTGATGGCTCAGGAGAAGGTGATGGAGTATATAACTACATCAGGGACATTGCAGACTTTAAGGAGGTTGTTTACGAAAAGAATATAAGTTTAGCCAAAAGTAGCTCGACACAAAAAACTTGGGAGGATGCCATTGAACTAATTTATGAGGCAAAATACTCAAAAGCTTTAATAAAACTAGAAGAAGTCAGGTCATTATATCCTGATCACCCGAAGGTGGACTCGCTCATCTCCTATATTAGCCAGAGACCAGACCAAACTGAAGATGTTAAAGACTTCCCGGTGCTTATTGCGTCCATAGCTACTCTAGTCGGAATCTTAATCTTAACTCTTGCCATCATTTTAATAATTAATCATGGCAGAAGACATTCTGCATATCTTGAGCAGTCAAGAGTTAAGAATATCAATGAAGACAAAAATGGTATACAAAACATACAAGTTTAA
- a CDS encoding low affinity iron permease family protein, producing the protein MSDFFHKVSTKISNATGKASAFILSVLVVLIWASVGPLFNYSDTWQLVINTGTTVVTFLMVFLIQNTQNRDSKSIHLKLDELIRTQKNASNAFMDLDSRTDQELVELEEHFAIMSSKVTGEKLERLQKKEVNEHRLHIFKKDKSKIKDRDGDGLQDPVRKK; encoded by the coding sequence ATGAGTGATTTCTTTCATAAGGTCTCTACAAAAATATCTAATGCCACAGGCAAGGCTTCGGCATTTATACTCTCAGTGTTAGTCGTGTTAATTTGGGCGTCTGTTGGTCCTCTGTTTAACTATTCAGACACATGGCAATTAGTAATAAATACCGGTACAACTGTGGTTACCTTTTTAATGGTCTTCTTGATTCAAAATACCCAGAATAGAGACTCTAAATCGATTCATCTAAAGCTCGACGAACTTATTAGAACCCAAAAGAACGCTAGCAATGCATTCATGGATCTCGACAGTCGCACCGACCAGGAGTTAGTTGAGCTCGAAGAGCACTTCGCAATTATGTCCAGCAAAGTCACAGGAGAAAAACTTGAGAGACTTCAAAAAAAAGAGGTGAATGAGCATAGATTACATATTTTTAAAAAAGATAAGAGTAAGATTAAAGATAGAGATGGTGACGGCCTTCAAGATCCTGTAAGAAAGAAGTAA
- the ung gene encoding uracil-DNA glycosylase produces MEAPIDKTWKLALGAVFKSKEFKSLACFIKKEYSSKKIYPESKNIFRALNLTPLDEVKVVIIGQDPYHGSEGGLPQAQGLSFSVTEYIKNPPSLQNIFKELEAEFNKKPEAEIKFNGDLTSWAKQGVLLLNSTLTVEAGKANSHADLGWESLTNEIIKLISNKCDGVVFLLWGAYARKKKKLIDANRHLVLESAHPSPFSAYSGFFGNNHFRRVNEWLKYHGKDEIVW; encoded by the coding sequence ATGGAAGCTCCGATCGATAAAACATGGAAGTTAGCCCTAGGTGCTGTATTTAAATCTAAAGAGTTTAAATCTTTAGCTTGTTTTATTAAAAAAGAATACTCTAGCAAGAAGATCTACCCCGAAAGCAAAAATATTTTTAGAGCCCTGAACTTAACTCCGCTAGATGAAGTAAAAGTAGTAATAATAGGCCAAGATCCTTACCATGGATCAGAAGGCGGATTACCGCAAGCGCAAGGTTTGAGCTTTTCGGTTACAGAATATATTAAGAATCCACCGAGTCTGCAAAATATATTTAAAGAGCTTGAAGCAGAATTTAATAAGAAGCCCGAAGCTGAGATTAAGTTTAATGGAGACCTAACAAGTTGGGCTAAGCAAGGAGTTTTACTACTTAACTCAACTCTAACAGTAGAGGCTGGCAAAGCAAACTCTCATGCAGATTTAGGCTGGGAGAGCCTAACTAATGAGATTATTAAACTCATCTCAAACAAATGTGATGGAGTAGTTTTCTTGCTTTGGGGAGCCTATGCAAGAAAAAAGAAAAAACTTATTGATGCTAATAGACACTTGGTTCTAGAGTCTGCCCATCCATCCCCATTCTCAGCATATTCAGGATTCTTCGGGAATAATCATTTTAGAAGAGTAAATGAGTGGCTCAAATATCACGGTAAAGATGAGATTGTTTGGTAG
- the radA gene encoding DNA repair protein RadA, with product MAKKRETKFVCTNCGEDYPKWTGKCENCGAWNTLVEFVESNLSKNPKSGQGSELKFKSIKDIAKNGDGTGTSSRLKTNISDVDDVLGGGIVEASVNLIAGEPGIGKSTLIMQIAASVSQSSGQVLYVSGEESAEQVAHRASRLDLSSDNLGIVSSTSTDDIAETILKIKPKLVIIDSIQTMACSEVSSATGSVSQVTNSTHILTQAAKSAGTALIIVGHVTKEGSLAGPKMLEHLVDVVLNLEGDRYGGFKILRAVKNRYGSTSEAGIFNMTEKGLEQVDNPSKSLLAERQVTDGSIVFAAIEGTRPILVEVQALVNKTSFGYPKRTASGFDLNRLNLLVAVLTRRTKLNLSEHDIYINVVGGVKLTEPAADLAVAMAIASAAKGLSLKQDLAVAGELGLSGEIRRIPNLEKRLNEAKKLGFVGLLAPSSGSKSNFINDATNLREVLNNWFIAR from the coding sequence ATGGCTAAGAAAAGAGAGACTAAATTCGTCTGCACTAACTGTGGAGAGGATTATCCTAAATGGACAGGCAAGTGTGAGAATTGCGGTGCTTGGAATACTCTTGTCGAGTTTGTCGAATCTAACTTATCAAAAAATCCTAAATCTGGGCAGGGGAGTGAACTTAAGTTTAAGTCAATTAAAGACATCGCTAAAAATGGTGACGGAACTGGAACATCTTCTCGTCTTAAAACAAATATCTCTGATGTAGATGACGTCTTAGGTGGCGGGATAGTCGAAGCAAGTGTCAATTTGATCGCTGGTGAGCCCGGCATCGGTAAATCAACATTAATTATGCAAATAGCAGCCTCGGTTTCTCAAAGCTCAGGGCAAGTCCTCTATGTATCCGGAGAAGAATCGGCCGAGCAAGTTGCCCATCGTGCCTCGCGTCTCGATCTTTCCTCAGACAATTTAGGGATAGTCTCTTCAACTTCGACCGATGACATTGCCGAAACTATCTTAAAAATAAAACCCAAACTAGTCATTATCGACTCGATCCAGACTATGGCTTGCTCAGAGGTCTCATCTGCAACTGGCTCTGTATCTCAGGTAACGAACTCAACACACATCTTAACTCAAGCAGCAAAATCCGCCGGCACAGCATTAATAATTGTCGGACATGTCACCAAAGAGGGCTCATTAGCTGGACCAAAGATGCTCGAGCATCTAGTCGATGTCGTTTTAAATCTAGAGGGAGACCGATACGGCGGTTTTAAAATACTCCGAGCAGTAAAAAACAGATACGGTTCTACTTCTGAAGCCGGAATATTCAATATGACCGAAAAAGGTCTAGAACAAGTTGATAATCCTTCCAAATCTCTCCTCGCCGAAAGGCAGGTAACAGACGGTTCCATCGTCTTTGCTGCCATAGAAGGAACTCGCCCAATTTTAGTGGAGGTCCAAGCTCTAGTTAATAAAACAAGTTTTGGCTATCCCAAAAGAACTGCCTCTGGCTTTGACTTAAATAGACTTAACCTTTTAGTCGCAGTTTTAACTCGGCGCACTAAGCTTAATCTCTCAGAACATGACATCTATATAAATGTCGTAGGTGGAGTAAAGCTCACAGAACCTGCCGCAGACCTTGCCGTTGCCATGGCAATTGCTTCAGCTGCAAAAGGTCTAAGCTTAAAGCAAGATCTAGCCGTCGCAGGAGAGCTCGGACTTTCTGGAGAAATCCGTAGAATACCGAATCTAGAAAAAAGATTAAACGAGGCAAAAAAACTTGGCTTTGTGGGTTTATTGGCACCAAGTTCCGGTTCAAAATCCAACTTTATAAATGACGCTACAAACCTGCGCGAAGTCCTAAATAACTGGTTCATCGCCAGATAA
- a CDS encoding aquaporin: MADLKSMLKDVNPVALVAEMLGTFMLTFAVLVAAKFAAGGAQLVQQNPLAGGLESVPVYFISVPLIAAFTVGLGVMTLGKFSGGHFNPGISFGMWTAKKIRTAPAVAYILVQLLGAFAAFGVMQLFVPEVTALTFSNAEAWKIFAAEALGMFVFAFGVSAAVSEERSTFEAGFMVGASLFLGLAFTAVATGDPGFLNPAVFMATVRESLADLSLGPVFGPLVGATLGVAVYNLLQDPNSLKLTLPKKKVAVKKKK, from the coding sequence ATGGCTGATTTAAAATCAATGTTAAAAGACGTGAATCCCGTTGCTCTGGTTGCAGAGATGCTGGGAACATTCATGCTGACTTTTGCAGTTTTAGTAGCTGCTAAGTTTGCGGCTGGTGGAGCACAATTAGTGCAACAAAACCCACTTGCTGGCGGACTGGAGTCTGTACCAGTCTACTTTATATCTGTACCACTAATTGCGGCATTTACTGTCGGATTAGGAGTAATGACTTTAGGTAAATTTAGTGGTGGTCACTTTAACCCAGGCATCAGCTTTGGGATGTGGACTGCTAAAAAGATTAGAACAGCGCCTGCAGTTGCTTACATTCTAGTCCAGTTGCTCGGAGCTTTTGCAGCTTTTGGAGTAATGCAGTTATTTGTACCAGAAGTTACAGCTTTGACATTTAGTAATGCTGAGGCTTGGAAGATCTTTGCGGCTGAAGCTCTAGGTATGTTTGTGTTTGCCTTTGGAGTTAGTGCCGCTGTGAGTGAAGAGCGCTCTACATTTGAAGCAGGATTCATGGTTGGTGCATCACTCTTCTTGGGCTTAGCTTTTACTGCAGTTGCAACAGGAGATCCAGGATTCTTAAATCCAGCAGTCTTTATGGCTACTGTACGTGAATCTCTTGCTGACTTAAGTTTAGGGCCAGTGTTTGGACCGCTTGTTGGTGCGACTCTAGGAGTGGCTGTATATAACTTACTTCAAGATCCAAACTCTTTGAAGTTGACTCTTCCTAAAAAGAAAGTTGCTGTGAAGAAAAAGAAGTAG